The DNA sequence AAACCGTCGCACTGATCGCCGGCGGACACACCTTCGGTAAAGCCCACGGTGCCGCCAGCCCCAAAGGCAATGTCGGTCCCGAACCAGAAGGCGCTGGTCTCGCTGAACAGGGACTTGGCTGGAAAAATAAATACGGTAAAGGAAATGCCGGGGATACCATCACCAGTGGCCTGGAAGGTGCCTGGACATCAACCCCAACCCAGTGGTCCAACGGCTACTTCGACAATCTGTTCGGTTACGAATGGAAACTGGTCAAAAGCCCCGCCGGTGCGTGGCAGTGGACTCCCAAAGAAGAATCGGCAAAAGGAACGGTTCCCGATGCCCACGATCCCTCCAAATCACACGCACCCATGATGTTCACAACTGACCTGGCGTTGAAGATGGATCCCGCTTACGGCAAGATCTCCAAACGCTTCCACGAAAATCCGGATCAGTTCGCCGCAGCCTTCGCGAAGGCCTGGTATAAACTGACGCACCGTGACATGGGGCCCGTCTCCCGCTGTCTCGGTCCTGAAGTTCCCCAGGCACAGATCTGGCAGGATCCCGTACCCGCCGTCGATCACAAGCTGGTCGACAAGCAGGACATTGCAGAACTCAAGCAGAAAATCCTGGCTTCCGACCTAACTGTTCCGCAGCTGGTCTCAACCGCCTGGGGTTCCGCTTCCACCTTCCGTGGCAGTGATTATCGTGGTGGTGCCAACGGAGCACGTATCCGTCTCGCACCGCAGAAAAACTGGAAAGTCAATCAGCCTGAAGAACTGGAAAAAGTTCTGCAGACGCTGACGAACATCCAGCAGGAGTTCAACAAGGCTCAGACAACCGGCAAGCAGGTTTCCCTGGCTGACATGATCGTACTCGGTGGATCTGCCGCTGTGGAGAAAGCAGCCAAAGCCGCCGGTCATGATGTGAAGGTTCCCTTCTCACCCGGTCGCACCGATGCTACCCAGGAGATGACCGACGTGGAATCCTTCGCTGCCCTCGAACCACAGGCAGACGGTTTCCGCAATTACTACTCGCACGGATTGACGACGCCGGCTGAAGAGCTGCTGGTCGACCGGGCAAACCTGCTCACACTGACAGCGCCGGAAATGACAGCCCTCGTCGGTGGTATGCGGGTGCTGGATACGAATGTCGGCGTTCCGGGGCTGGGAGTTTTCACTAAGCAACCAGGAACCCTGTCCAACGACTTCTTCGTGAACCTGCTCGACATGGATACCAAATGGCAGAAGTCACCCATGTGCGATCACTTCTTCGAAGGTCGGGATCGCAAAACCGGACAGGTGAAGTGGACGGCCAGCTCTGTGGACCTGGTGTTCGGTTCGAACTCACAGTTGCGGGCGATCGCCGAAGTCTATGCCAGCGAAGATGGTAAAAAACGATTCGTGGAAGACTTCGTCTCCGCCTGGACAAAAGTCATGAACCTCGACCGGTTCGACCTGGATCCGGCTCTGAAGAAGGCGGCTCCCGCAGCCAGCCTGAGTCAGCGCTAGATCTGACGATCAACGCCTGAAACGTTGACGCGAACGGGGGAGTGGGCCAAACGTCCTGCTCCCCTTTTTTTGATTAATGTCCGCGTCTCATTTCTGCCTGAGAAAGCTCCGCTCTGTCGCAACCGGATCCGCATCATCCCACCGCTGCAGCCAGGTATGCAGTTCCCCTTTCAGCCGCTTCAACACCGGTGCCATTTCCGGCTTGTCGACGAGATTCGCCAGCTCTTCCGGATCAGCCTGACGGTCATACAACGCCCATTCCGGACGATGATGCAGTCGCTGCACCAGTTTGTCCTGGGTCTGACGTTTCGTTTTTTGAGCTCTGCGGACCCACGAACCCGCGGTGTCTGCGCGGCCCTGTGAGTTACCGGCCTCAAGCCACTTAAGTGCCTGGGTGAGCGTAGTATTGGATGTGATCTCCTGGTCTGCACGCGGCGACCAGATCAGAGTATAGCGCTGGTCACGGATCGAACGGATCGGAAAAATCCGTTCCCGGTTATCAATGATGTTACAGTTGGTAAAGGCACCGTAGGCGTATTCATGCACCCTCTGATTGCCGCCTGTCAGGTTGACCCACTGACTGCGTCCATCAAAATCCTGATCGTCAGGCTGGCCTCCCGCAGCGGTGAGCAGCGTGGGGGCGATGTCTGCCAGCCACATCAGTTGGGAGTTGCGCTTCCCCTCCGGGATGACTCCAGGCAGCGAGACCACAACGCCAGTTGCCAGCCCATCATCGAAACAGGTCCACTTGGAAAAAGGAAACGCATTCCCCTGCTCGGAACAGAACAGGACCAGCGTGTTGCTCGTAAGTTGTTCTTCTTTCAGTACGGTACGCAGCTGTCCCAGCAGATCATCCAGATTGGTGATCTCTGCGTAATGTTGGACCAGTTCTCTGCGATAGGCCCGCGTATCAATGGTGTCGGCGTTGAGTGATAATCCCTGCTGATCATATCGGCTGGGGTCACCCGTTGTATAAGGGCCGTGCGCATCATGTGAGGCAACAACCAGGCAGAACGGCTGACCCGCTTCGCGGGCGGTCGTCATGTACTCACGCGCCAGCTTGACCGCTTGGGGGTTCGCATTTTCCTGCTTGGACAAACTGCCGACATTGTCGAAGGGATAGCACTCGTTCGGACCGATGTGACGCTTCCCCAACAGGCCCACACGATAACCCAGCGGTTTCAGATAGTGCGGCAGACTCTTTGTCCCTTTGACCGACTTGGAATGATTGGGCATCGCCCGCGTCCGCCAGACAGTGCGACCACTGTAGAGTTCCTGCCGGAAAGGAGCACACATCGCGACGTTGCAGTACACGTTGTCCAGTCGCATGCCGTCCCGCGCGAGTTGATCGAGGTGCGGCGTCTGTGCCTGACCACCCCACGGACCCAGGGAATCGCGGTCGATGTCATCGCCCAGCAGGATCAGAATATTCGGCGGTGCTGCTTCAACGTCAGTTTCTGCAGACCAGGCACAGAACAGTAGCAGTACCAGAATTCCACTCACAACAGGAACGCGCATCATCGACCCACCCATGGCTTGAGAACATCTGGAGAAAGATCACCGTAATCCACAAAGCATCCACGGAAAGACGCTCGACCGGATCGCGCAGTGACGCACAACCCGGTCGAGTCTGTTCCCTGTATCCAGCTGGATTACATGTTGATCTCATACCCCTTGCGGTTTTCGCGGGAGAGGAATGAGTTCGCCTGATCGTCGCCGATAATCTCGCGTTTCTTCGGATCCCAGTTCAGATCGCGACCGAGACGCATGGCGATATTCGAGAGATGGCAGATTTCCAGCATCCGGTTATGCGACCAGACATCCGAAATCGGCTGCTTGCGGGATTTCATTCCCTCAATGAAGTTAGCGGTGTGGTTTTCACTCACTTTGCCGCCATACACAGCTTCAATCGCACCGTCTGGCAGCGGATTGTCTTTCAACGCTTCAACGGGGGCACCCACAATCTTGCCCCGGTTGACGAAGAACCGGCCTTTGGTCCCTTCGAACAGAATGCCGTTATCACCTTCGCTGGTGATAATTATTTCCACATCTTCAGGCATGTCGACCTTGATACGAAAACTCGTGGCGGCATTGTACTGATCGTTGACGACGGGGTGACCATCTTTGTATTCCACAGGCAGTTCGTAACTGACGGGGGAAATCTTGCTGGGGCCGGTATCGGTGGCCCCCAGTGCCCAGCAGGCGATGTCGACGTGATGGGCACCCCAGTCGGTCAGCTTACCGCCGGAATACTCATGCCAGTTGCGGAATGAATAGTGACAGTTGCTGTAAAGCGGTACGCCTCCGCCGTAACCTTCACGCATTTCAGGCAGAGCACGATAAGCCACTTTTGGAGCTGGTCCCAGCCAGAATTCATAATCCAGGCCTTCAGGAACTTCCGCTTCGGGAATTTTGGGAGACCCTTCCATGCCATTGATGCCACAGGTCACTTTCTGAACCTTGCCGATCCGACCATCGCGGATCAGGGCAATCGCCTGCAGGAACCGCTGTCCCGATTCGGATCGCTGCATGGTTCCCACTTGGAACACGCGACCGGTCTGCTTGACCATCTTTTCGATCAGCTTGCCTTCGTCGATGGTCAGCGTTAATGGTTTTTCGCAGTAAACGTCTTTGCCCGCCAGCATCGCTTCGACGGCGATTTTGGTATGCCAGTGATCGGGAGTCGCAATCATGACAGCATCAATATCCTGACGATCGAGCACCTTGCGGTAATCTTTATAAGCGTCCGGTTTTTTATCCTGCTTCTTGACCAGCTTCTCAACGTTGGCACCCAGTACGTTTTCATCCACATCGGCCAGTGCCGCAAAGTCGGCGAACTTGGTTGATTTGTTGGTGATCGCCCAGCCCTGGTTGCGCAGACCAATGGTCGCAAACACCGGACGTTCGTTGGGGGACTCATATCCCATGGCCCGATTGAGCGAAGGGCTCAGGATACCGGCAGCACCCGCAAAGGCGACTCCCTGGATAAAATTGCGGCGCGACATTTTTTGAGAAGTTGACATTCAGTGAAATCCTCTTGGAGAAATTAAACGGAAATAGAAGTTCTGCAGATAAATACAGGCTCAAACTGTTCGCGTACGAGACGGAACAGGGACCCTGTGGGGATCATAAATTGTAGCTGATGCCCTAACCTGAGTACACAGTAATCATTGTCTGACAGAAGTGAAGCCAGGTCCTGAAATCAACTTTGGAACAGTCTATTCTGGATTCGGGCCACTCCCTCAGGAATATTCGAAGTACCATCATAGCTCGACGACTTTTCTAAAAAAACTTTCCAATTTCAATGCCAAGTTTTTATCATGAAAGACAGTGTACGACTGCTTATTTCTTCGTGATCGGGATCAGACCTCTCCTGACCGTGACAGTTAAAATGAAAGACCCTTCCATGGAACGTAAATCCGCATCTGAATTCGATCAGAAAGTTCTGGACCTCTACGACGACTATGCCCACGGCCGACTCAATCGACGGGATTATATTAAACAACTCGGTGCCTTCGCTGTTGGAGGCCTGACAGTGGAAGGCCTGCTGGCCAGTCTCTCTCCCAACTACAGCTGGGCCGAACAGGTCAAGCCTGATGACCCACGCATTAAGACCGAACGCATCACCTACGACTCCCCCGACGGAGCCGGCAAAATGAAGGGCCTGCTGGCCTGGCCCGCAAAGGGAGAAAAATTCCCCGCGGTCCTCGTGATTCATGAAAACCGGGGCCTGAATCCCTACATCGAAGACGTGGCCCGCCGCCTCGCTGCACAGGGTTTTCTGGCACTGGCTCCCGACGCTTTAACGCCCCTGGGTGGTTATCCCGGTAACGATGACGAAGGCCGCACCATGCAGCGGAAACGGGAACCTGAAAAAATGAAGGAGGATTTCGTCGCAGCCGCGAAACTGCTCGACAAACATGACAAGTCCACGGGCAAGGTCGGCGTGGTTGGTTTCTGCTTCGGTGGGGGCATGGTCTATCAGGTGGCTCTCGAACTTCCCGACGTCGTCGATGCCGGCGTCCCCTACTATGGTCGTCAGCCCGATGCTGCCGAGGTTCCCAAACTCAAGACGCCCCTGCAGATTCACAACGCATCACTGGATCGACGCATCATGGCTGGTGCTCCCGAACTGGAAGCCGCTCTGAAAAAGAACGACAAACCGTTCGAGGCCTATGTCTACGAAGGCGCGAATCACGGCTTCCATAACGACACCACTCCCCGCTACGACGAGAAGTCCGCAGAACTCGCCTGGAAACGAACGATCGACTTCTTCAAGAAACAGCTCGGGGAACAGAGCTAAGTAAAACTCGGCGACCAATGAAGGTGCAGCGTTTGTGAGACGGATTACTCTGAATCGCCCCAACAGGAAACTGAGAGGGGTACGGCGTCATTTACGAAGCCTGACGAAGTGGGCAGATCTGATTCATTTTGAAAATGATCTTCGACCGGGGGAGAAGTATGTTAACTTCAAAGTCCCACTCCCCGCTGCACTGGTCGAAGGGCCGCGGTCGCGACATCGTCTACAGGCAGACGTGATTTCACAGTTACTGCGGGCAGCCGAGAAACTGGCCAGGCAACAACCACCTGAGAATAGCCAATTCTACCGGGTGGCAGTCCTGTTGACTTTGCCTAACCTGTTTGCAAGTGAAGTCACTCTGTTTTTTGATGAAGACTATTTCCACGGATTCCTCTACGAGAACAGTCTCCCCGACTCGCAGCGCCCCAGTCAGCTCTATGCAGTTAAGATTCCGGAGATATTTGATATCGAGTGTGGCTGCCTGGTCTCATACACGGATGACGAGTATGTCTATCGCAGCCATCATTGGACGATTACTGCTTCAACCCCACATCAGATCTGAATTCTTTTTTGCCAGTAGTTGACCAGGCTGTTCATCCAGTCGTAGCGAAAGTATCGAAGAGCCCGTGATGCATCGATTTTATCACATCGAAGAAGTTGACGGCGTTTTCGAAACGGTGTTACCACCCTTCGATCACACAGCCTGGCCAGATATTGTGCCGGAACAGGGATACGTCTGGATCAGTAACCCCGGCCTCGAAATCGCAGGGAAATTGGATTCCATCCTCTCCCAGGCACTTTTTCAGACAGACGCGATCGACTTAAGAAGTGCCATTCATCGGCTGGAATTCGATGTCTCAATTCCCGCCGCTGATTTTTTACACTTTGCCGAATCGAAGTTCACTCAGGGCATCGATTTCATCCTCAGTGAAAAACATCAACCTGCGGAATTTCAATGGTCCTTCCTGCCCCGGCACAGCTGGCCAGACATCTTGGCACAGAACCAGATCACCCTTGTCTTTCACAGGCCAGCCGGTGGAGAACCTTCAAAAATCATCTCGCCATTTGGGGACATATTGAAAAAGATCATCGACCGGATTTCCAGTCGATGATCGATAGGTTTGCCTCAACTCAATGTAATCGCGATGATTCCAGCTTATGTGTCGCAACCAATAGCGTGACTCAAGTGGCTTGATCGGCCACTTAAACCCGCTGAGTCACAGCAAACAACGCGTGCGGTCCCCCTTCCGAGAAGTGGGTGTCCGCGTCTTCCCGCGTGACGAAACGACAGTCAACGATCAACTGCACCTGCCAGCCCTCCTGGAAGGTGTTACGCAGTTCTTCGCTGCTCACGCGTCGCGGTCCTTCGCCGGCAGGCTCCTTGTCGCTGAAGCACTGCAGATAAAGCGTCGCCCCCGGTTCCATCACCTGGGCCAGTTCACTCAGGTAACGCACACGATCTTCATTCGAGAGAATGTGGAAGAATCCACAGTCAAGTACATTGTCAAACAGCTGATTCAACTCTGAAAGCTGCAATGCGTTCTGTTGCAGGAACGTTGCCCGCAGGCCCCGTTCGGTTGCCTTACGATTGGCTTCCGCAATTGGGTCTGCCAGCAGATCAATACCGGTCACTTCGCAATCCTGAGCTGCGAAGAACAGCGCATTCTCTCCCGTACCACAGCCGACGTCCAGCACGCTGCCCCGGATCCGGTCCGCCACATTTACAAACTCCGGCTGCGGTTCACCAATGTCCCAGGGAGGTCTCTCTTCCGCGTACATCTGTTCGAAGTTCTCAGCGGGAGTGGTCTCTCGGTCAACCGGACCAGGGGAAGTGGAGTCGGAACTGTTCGCATTAGACTGGCTGCGGGAAACATGTTCGTCGGACGGTAACATCGCATTGGACTCCTGGTTCAAAACAGCAGTATCCCCACCGGCCACTGCAGGCTTACGGGAGAACCGCCGCAGCACCACGTAGAAGACCGGGGTCAGGAACAGACCAAACAGGGTAACTCCCAGCATACCACTGAAGACCGCGGTCCCCAATACCCGTCGCATTTCAAAACCGGCACCAGTGGCGATGAGCAACGGAATCACACCCAGAATGAAGGAGAACGCCGTCATCAGAATCGGCCGCAGTCGTAAGCGACAGGCCGCGACAGCGGCTTCAAACCGGTCCTTACCCGCATCTTCTTCCGCCTTGGCGAATTCCACGATCAGAATCGCATTCTTACAGGCCAGACCCACGAGTACGATGAATCCGATCTGCGTCAGAATGTTATTGTCCATGCCACGGAACCAGATACCCATGATGCCGAACAGCAGACACAAAGGCACAATCAGAATGATGGCCAGTGGCAACAGCCAGCTTTCGTACTGGGCTGACAGCGTGAGGAATACAAACAGCACCGCCAGCGGGAACAGGAATACAATCGTATTTCCTGCCTGCCGTTCCTGGAATGCGAGTTCAGTCCACGCATAACCAAATCCAGGCGGGAGACTCTGTTCCGCCAGCTGTTCCATCGTTGTCAGCGACTGTCCCGTACTGAAACCCGGTACGGTATCACCATTCAGGTCAGCGGCAGGGAACAGGTTGTACCGCACCAGGCGGTCCGGTCCCGCGGTTCGCTTCAACTGCACCACCGAACCCAGCGGGATGCTCGTTCCCCGGGCACTGCGGGTGCGCAGGCGGAGAATGTCACTCGGTTCGTCACGGAACTCAGGTTCCGCCTGTGCCGTTACGCGATACGTACGCCCCAGGAAGTTAAAGTCATTCACGTACACCGAGCCCAGGTAGACTTCCAGCGCATCGAAAACGTTGTTAATCGGAATATCGAGCATCTGTGCCTTGGTCCGGTCCACCTCCGCATAAATCTGAGGCACGCTCGTCCGGAAGTTTGAATAGACCTGCACCAGCCCGGGCTGTTGATTGGCTTCCGCCACCATTCGCTCGGTGACCTGGTTGAGGGCTGCCACGCCGGCGCCACTCTGGTCCTGCACGTACATTTTATATCCGCCACCACGACCGATCCCACGGACCGGGGGCGGGGGAATGATGAAGATCTGCGCTTCATTGATTGAAGAGACCTCACGCCGCAGGTCCCCGATAATCGCATCCAGGTTCCGTCCCCGCTTGGCCCGCTCCTTGGCATCTTCCAGCGGGAGGAACGTCACCGCGGCGTTGGGACTGATCGTAAACGTCGATCCCGACAAGCCGGCAATCCCGACGGAATGTGCGACACCATCGATCTCACTCCCGATTTGCGCAACCTGTCTGGTAACCACATCGGTTCGCGACAGCGAAGCACCGTCGGGCAGCCGGATACTGACAATCAGATATCCCTGGTCCTGGGCAGGGATGAATCCTGACGGGACCATACCAAAGCTGTACCAGGTCGCCACCAACAGGCCGCCATACAGTATCAGCGAGAGTGCCGACACACGAATGATTCGGGAAATGAAGCCCGCATAAACGTTTCCTGTGAAGTCAAAAAAGCGATTGAACCCTCGGAAAAACCAGCCGAAGAAGAAGTCGACGAATTTCCCCATCTTATTCCGTTCAGCATTCTTCGGCTTGAGCAGCAACGCACACAGAGCCGGGCTCAAGGTCAGCGACACGAATGTTGAAAACGCGGTCGAGATGGCAATCGTCATCGCGAACTGTCTATAAAAGCGACCACTCATGCTCGGTACGAACATGGTCGGCACGAACACGGCAATCAGCACCAGGGTTGTCGCGATCAGCGCAGAGCCGACCTCGTCCATCGCTTTATGTGTGGCTTCGCGCGGCGAATAACCATCGCCGATCAGACGTTCCACGTTCTCCACCACCACGATGGCATCATCCACCACAATCCCGATCGCGAGCACCAGCCCGAACAGCGAGAGCGTATTCAACGAAACGCCCAGCACCTGCATCGCGGCAAATGTTCCGATCAACGAAATGGGAATCGCGATCACGGGAATGATCGTCGGTCGCCAGCCGTGCAGGAACAGGAACACGGTCAGCACCACCAGCGCAGTTGTGATATAGAGAGTTTCAAACACCTCCGCGATGGACTCTTCTACGTAGTCGGTCGGGTTGTATGCAATCTCGTAGCCTACCCCTTCAGGGAAGTCCTTATTCAGATTGGCCATGGTCTGCTTCACTTCGGCTGCAGCATCCACCGCATTCGTACCGGGCCGCTGATAAATCAGAATCGCCACCGCCGGCTTTCCGTCCAGATAACTGATACGCGAATAATCCTGGGCTCCCAGTTCAATCCGGGCCACATCATTCAGACGCGTCACGCGACCATCATCGCCCCGTTTCACGATGATATCGCCGAACTCGCTCTCTTCGCGCAGACGTCCCTGGGTGGTGACGTTCAATTGAAAGTCACCAGAGGCATCAATGGGAGGCTGACCAATCACACCAGCCGCCACCTGTGCATTCTGTTGACGGATCTCCGAAACGATGTCGCCCACGGTCAGACCCACGTGCGTCATCTTCTCAATATCGAGCCAGATGCGCATTGAGTATTCGTTACCACCGGCGACACGAATATCCCCCACACCATCCAGACGCATCAACGCGTCGCGAATGCGCAGGAAGGCGAAGTTACTGATATAAAGCTGATCCCGGCTATTATCAGGTGAGTTCAAGTGGACCACCATCAGCATATCGGGAATCTGTTTGCGAGTGGTCACACCAATCTGGCGCACCGCTTCAGGCAGACGCGCTTCTGCAACCGCGACCCGGTTCTGTACCAGCACCTGCGCGTCATCGAGGTTGGTTCCCAGCTGAAACGTGACGGTCAGCTGCATGGTACCGTCACTACTCGAGGACGATTCCATATACAGCATGTTGTCCACGCCGTTCATTTCCTGTTCGATCGGCGTCGCCACCGTATCCGCGATCACCTGGGGCGTCGCACCGGGATAACTGGCGCGAACCACAATCGTCGGCGGTGCCACATCGGGATACTGGGAGACCGGCAATGAGAAGTACGCCAGACCTCCTACCAGAACCACGATGAAGGAGAGCACCGACGCAAAAATGGGGCGTTCAATAAAGAAATGGGGGAACTTCATGGATTGTTCCTCGGCTTTCCAAACAATGAACTGACCTTGGGTGCCGGCTTCGTCGGCAGGGGATCGGGTTCGGGTGAGATCCATTGCTCAGGCGGCAAGGGGCTGTAATCGTTGGGCAGGCCATCTTCGACGACTTCAATTTTCCCGGGTTTCACCTGGACCTCCATCTCCGGACGTACCAGCAGCAGACCGGCGATGATGAGCTGCTCATCCCCTTTCAGTCCCTCGCGGACCACGCGCAATCCATCCACGATTGGCCCCGGTTGAATCACGCGCTGCTCGACTTTGCCATCCACCACCACATACACAAACTGTGATGACTGATCGGTACCCACTGCAGAGTCGGGAATCAGGATCGCATTGTAAGCGGCACTTCCCGGAATCCGGATCCGGGCAAACATCCCCGGCAACAGAGTCCCGTTTTTATTCGGGAAAATAGAACGTGCCCGCATGCTGGCGGTATCCACATCAAACCGGTTGTCTACAAAGTCCATGTGTCCCTGGTGAGGAAAACCTTTCTCATCCACCAGTCCGAGGAAGACTGGGTTTTTAGCCACACGGGAACTGGCACGTTTGCCGTTCTGAGCCAGTCGGGTGTATTTCAAAACTTCCTGCTCGGTGGCATCAAAGTTACAGTAGATCGGTGCGACTGAAGTGATCGTCGTCAGCATCGTCGAAGTGGAAGTACCTCCGCTGACGAGGTTTCCCTCCGTGACATGTTTCTTACTGATGCGTCCCGTGATGGGCGCATAGATTCGGGTGTAGTCCAGATTCAGTTCGGCTGTCTCAACTTGTGCTTTCGAAGCTTCGATGACTGCCAGTGCGGTTTCAATGGACGCCTTTGCAGAACTGATGCCTGCCTGGCTCGCTTCCACATTCGCCTTCGCTTGCAGAAAAGCCGCTTCCAGCTGATCGAGTTCATCCTGCGTCGTCACGTTCTTGGATTTAAGCGAGCGCGCCCGCTTGACCTGGGCAAAGGCCAGTTCCAGTTGCGCCTGTGTCTGCTCCTTCTGGGCATTCGCTTCTTCCAGTTGTGCGCGTGCCTGCACGAGTTGCGAATTCGACTGACTGAGCGTCGCTTTAGCAAGACTCAGCTCCGCTTCGAAAGGGCGGGGATCAATCACGAACAGCAACTCGCCTTCATTGACCATCTGCCCTTCGTCAAAGTGGGTTGATTTCAGGTAACCGCTGACCCGCGCCCGCACTTCGACAAAGTCGATTGCTTCCAGTCGACCGGTGTAAGCGTCCCATTCCACAATCTGCTTGACGACCGGCTTGGCAGTCGTCACAGTGGGGGCCACTTTCTGGGGTGGGGCAGTCTGGGCTTCGTTGCATCCCGACAGGCTGACACACAGTCCGCCCAACAGGACCAGGGATATACTCGTGAAATACTTCATTGAACCCGCCGATGTTTAATTGACTCTGAAGGAAGGCAGTTTTCGGAAAAGAGATGCTGGCTTTCGGAGCGCCCTGTTTTCCGAGGTGGTGCACACTTACGACGATAATCGGTAAGCCTGGCTAATAGTTTATGCGAAAACTATTCACATGAAGT is a window from the Gimesia benthica genome containing:
- the katG gene encoding catalase/peroxidase HPI gives rise to the protein MTSYFGRSIQKGTVLVLCVASSAFAQNHPPHAKQTQSEVHKQHPHVAALKGDKEGAAAKCPVIGHAQGQRHTAAAAGNMTIGDWWPNQLNLDILHQNSQKSNPLGKDFNYAEEFQKLDLKAVKKDIKQLMTTSQDWWPADYGHYGPLFIRMAWHSAGTYRVTDGRGGASDGTQRFAPLNSWPDNANLDKARRLLWPIKQKYGQKISWADLMILTGNVALESMGFETFGFAGGREDVWEPQKDVYWGPESEWLGRKRYANDDKLENPLAATQMGLIYVNPEGPAGKPDPLAAAHAIRDTFGRMAMNDEETVALIAGGHTFGKAHGAASPKGNVGPEPEGAGLAEQGLGWKNKYGKGNAGDTITSGLEGAWTSTPTQWSNGYFDNLFGYEWKLVKSPAGAWQWTPKEESAKGTVPDAHDPSKSHAPMMFTTDLALKMDPAYGKISKRFHENPDQFAAAFAKAWYKLTHRDMGPVSRCLGPEVPQAQIWQDPVPAVDHKLVDKQDIAELKQKILASDLTVPQLVSTAWGSASTFRGSDYRGGANGARIRLAPQKNWKVNQPEELEKVLQTLTNIQQEFNKAQTTGKQVSLADMIVLGGSAAVEKAAKAAGHDVKVPFSPGRTDATQEMTDVESFAALEPQADGFRNYYSHGLTTPAEELLVDRANLLTLTAPEMTALVGGMRVLDTNVGVPGLGVFTKQPGTLSNDFFVNLLDMDTKWQKSPMCDHFFEGRDRKTGQVKWTASSVDLVFGSNSQLRAIAEVYASEDGKKRFVEDFVSAWTKVMNLDRFDLDPALKKAAPAASLSQR
- a CDS encoding sulfatase family protein, which codes for MMRVPVVSGILVLLLFCAWSAETDVEAAPPNILILLGDDIDRDSLGPWGGQAQTPHLDQLARDGMRLDNVYCNVAMCAPFRQELYSGRTVWRTRAMPNHSKSVKGTKSLPHYLKPLGYRVGLLGKRHIGPNECYPFDNVGSLSKQENANPQAVKLAREYMTTAREAGQPFCLVVASHDAHGPYTTGDPSRYDQQGLSLNADTIDTRAYRRELVQHYAEITNLDDLLGQLRTVLKEEQLTSNTLVLFCSEQGNAFPFSKWTCFDDGLATGVVVSLPGVIPEGKRNSQLMWLADIAPTLLTAAGGQPDDQDFDGRSQWVNLTGGNQRVHEYAYGAFTNCNIIDNRERIFPIRSIRDQRYTLIWSPRADQEITSNTTLTQALKWLEAGNSQGRADTAGSWVRRAQKTKRQTQDKLVQRLHHRPEWALYDRQADPEELANLVDKPEMAPVLKRLKGELHTWLQRWDDADPVATERSFLRQK
- a CDS encoding Gfo/Idh/MocA family protein — encoded protein: MSTSQKMSRRNFIQGVAFAGAAGILSPSLNRAMGYESPNERPVFATIGLRNQGWAITNKSTKFADFAALADVDENVLGANVEKLVKKQDKKPDAYKDYRKVLDRQDIDAVMIATPDHWHTKIAVEAMLAGKDVYCEKPLTLTIDEGKLIEKMVKQTGRVFQVGTMQRSESGQRFLQAIALIRDGRIGKVQKVTCGINGMEGSPKIPEAEVPEGLDYEFWLGPAPKVAYRALPEMREGYGGGVPLYSNCHYSFRNWHEYSGGKLTDWGAHHVDIACWALGATDTGPSKISPVSYELPVEYKDGHPVVNDQYNAATSFRIKVDMPEDVEIIITSEGDNGILFEGTKGRFFVNRGKIVGAPVEALKDNPLPDGAIEAVYGGKVSENHTANFIEGMKSRKQPISDVWSHNRMLEICHLSNIAMRLGRDLNWDPKKREIIGDDQANSFLSRENRKGYEINM
- a CDS encoding dienelactone hydrolase family protein; this translates as MERKSASEFDQKVLDLYDDYAHGRLNRRDYIKQLGAFAVGGLTVEGLLASLSPNYSWAEQVKPDDPRIKTERITYDSPDGAGKMKGLLAWPAKGEKFPAVLVIHENRGLNPYIEDVARRLAAQGFLALAPDALTPLGGYPGNDDEGRTMQRKREPEKMKEDFVAAAKLLDKHDKSTGKVGVVGFCFGGGMVYQVALELPDVVDAGVPYYGRQPDAAEVPKLKTPLQIHNASLDRRIMAGAPELEAALKKNDKPFEAYVYEGANHGFHNDTTPRYDEKSAELAWKRTIDFFKKQLGEQS
- a CDS encoding DUF3916 domain-containing protein, whose translation is MRRITLNRPNRKLRGVRRHLRSLTKWADLIHFENDLRPGEKYVNFKVPLPAALVEGPRSRHRLQADVISQLLRAAEKLARQQPPENSQFYRVAVLLTLPNLFASEVTLFFDEDYFHGFLYENSLPDSQRPSQLYAVKIPEIFDIECGCLVSYTDDEYVYRSHHWTITASTPHQI
- a CDS encoding class I SAM-dependent methyltransferase; the protein is MLPSDEHVSRSQSNANSSDSTSPGPVDRETTPAENFEQMYAEERPPWDIGEPQPEFVNVADRIRGSVLDVGCGTGENALFFAAQDCEVTGIDLLADPIAEANRKATERGLRATFLQQNALQLSELNQLFDNVLDCGFFHILSNEDRVRYLSELAQVMEPGATLYLQCFSDKEPAGEGPRRVSSEELRNTFQEGWQVQLIVDCRFVTREDADTHFSEGGPHALFAVTQRV
- a CDS encoding efflux RND transporter periplasmic adaptor subunit; translated protein: MKYFTSISLVLLGGLCVSLSGCNEAQTAPPQKVAPTVTTAKPVVKQIVEWDAYTGRLEAIDFVEVRARVSGYLKSTHFDEGQMVNEGELLFVIDPRPFEAELSLAKATLSQSNSQLVQARAQLEEANAQKEQTQAQLELAFAQVKRARSLKSKNVTTQDELDQLEAAFLQAKANVEASQAGISSAKASIETALAVIEASKAQVETAELNLDYTRIYAPITGRISKKHVTEGNLVSGGTSTSTMLTTITSVAPIYCNFDATEQEVLKYTRLAQNGKRASSRVAKNPVFLGLVDEKGFPHQGHMDFVDNRFDVDTASMRARSIFPNKNGTLLPGMFARIRIPGSAAYNAILIPDSAVGTDQSSQFVYVVVDGKVEQRVIQPGPIVDGLRVVREGLKGDEQLIIAGLLLVRPEMEVQVKPGKIEVVEDGLPNDYSPLPPEQWISPEPDPLPTKPAPKVSSLFGKPRNNP